From Mus musculus strain C57BL/6J chromosome 8, GRCm38.p6 C57BL/6J, a single genomic window includes:
- the Zfp709 gene encoding zinc finger protein 709, producing the protein MGSVSFQDVAVTFTVEEWALLDPSQKKLHKDVMEETFRNLAAIGKTQEGQNIDEDHRYSRRNQRNEVVERLLEHSKGTESKEIFRQIPNTIVNRKSSHRTMLSENHVYKDNVLISQSSLTVSVPLQTPHKPHEYELHGENLYKFGECEKAFIYPECFLKHKDSGTRQRSYELNQCEEIFKSNDYIQIRVNDETREEICIDKQHYAFNYPDFLQYVEKVHTGKKPYACKQCGKTFSFLSNIKRHERIHSGEKPYRCNICDKAFTCSTNFQEHERTHTGEKPYLCTQCGKSFSFLSNIRRHERTHTGEKPYRCNACGKAFSYLTNFQDHERTHTGEKPYVCTQCGKAFTYYYSFQTHKRCHTGEKPYVCKQCGKAFSYYNSIQTHKRCHTGEKPYVCKLCAKAFTTLSSLRYHERIHSGEKPHVCLQCGKGFNSSSTLRIHERTHTGEKPYKCKKCGKVFSVDSSLRCHERIHSGEKPYVCKQCGKAFTRHTSLRCHERIHCGEKPYICKQCGKGFISSSNFRKHEWTHSGEKLCVCKLCGKAFTGHSSLQRHERIHSGEKPYVCKHCGKDFSSLSGCQRHEQIHTGEKPYVCKNCGKAFTNPSALRNHERIHSGEKPYVCGQCGKGFISFSKFRIHERIHTGEKPYKCKQCGKAFTGHSSLRRHERIHSGEKPFVCKHCGKSFYTLSDCQRHEQIHTGEKPFICKQCGKAFTRSSSLKIHDKTHSRSP; encoded by the exons ATG GGCTCTGTGAGCTTTCAAGATGTGGCTGTAACCTTCACTGTGGAGGAATGGGCTTTACTAGATCCTTCCCAAAAGAAGCTGCACAAAGATGTAATGGAGGAGACCTTCAGGAACCTGGCTGCTATAG GAAAAACACAAGAAGGCCAGAACATAGATGAGGACCATAGATATTCTAGAAGAAATCAAAG aaaTGAAGTTGTGGAAAGACTGTTGGAGCATAGCAAAGGTACTGAAAGTAAAGAAATCTTCAGACAGATTCCAAACACCATTGTGAACAGGAAAAGTTCTCATAGAACAATGCTTAGTGAAAACCATGTGTACAAGGACAACGTGCTCATTAGTCAGTCATCTCTTACTGTATCTGTGCCTCTTCAGACTCCACACAAACCTCATGAATATGAGCTACATGGAGAGAACCTCTATAAATTTGGAGAATGTGAGAAAGCCTTCATTTATCCAGAATGCTTTCTGAAGCATAAAGACAGTGGCACTAGACAGAGATCCTATGAGTTGAACCAATGTGAGGAAATCTTCAAAAGTAATGATTACATTCAAATACGTGTGAATGATGAAACTAGAGAAGAAATATGTATAGATAAGCAGCATTATGCCTTTAATTACCCTGATTTTCTTCAGTATGTTGAAAAGGTCCACACTGGAAAGAAACCCTATGCGTGTAAACAATGTGgaaaaaccttttcttttttgagtaacATTAAAAGACATGAACGGATTCACTCTGGAGAGAAACCATACAGGTGTAATATATGTGATAAAGCCTTCACTTGTTCAACTAACTTTCAAGAACATGAAAgaactcatactggagagaaaccctatttaTGTACACAATGTGGtaaatccttttcttttctgagtaaCATTCGAAGACATGAACGtactcatactggagagaaaccgtaCAGATGTAATGCCTGTGGTAAGGCTTTCAGTTATTTGACAAACTTTCAAGACCATGAAAGAactcatactggagaaaaaccttacGTGTGTACACAGTGTGGGAAAGCTTTCACTTACTACTATTCATTTCAGACACATAAACGATGTCACACTGGTGAAAAACCCTATGTATGTAagcaatgtgggaaagccttcagttACTATAATTCCATTCAAACACATAAACGTTGTCACACCGGAGAAAAGCCCTATGTATGTAAGCTATGTGCTAAAGCCTTTACTACTCTCAGTTCTCTTCGATATCATGAGAGGATTCACAGTGGTGAGAAGCCCCATGTATGTTTGCAATGCGGGAAAGGTTTCAATTCTTCCAGTACCCTTCGAATACATGAAAggactcacactggagagaaaccctataaatgtaagAAGTGTGGAAAAGTCTTTAGTGTTGACAGTTCCCTCCGATGCCATGAAAGGATTCACAGTGGGGAGAAGCCCTATGTATGTAAGcaatgtggaaaagccttcaCTCGTCATACCTCCCTTCGATGCCATGAAAGGATTCACTGTGGGGAGAAACCCTATATATGTAAGCAATGTgggaaaggttttatttcttcCAGTAACTTTCGAAAACATGAATGGACTCATTCTGGAGAGAAACTCTGTGTATGTAAACTATGTGGTAAAGCCTTCACTGGACATAGTTCACTTCAACGCCATGAAAGAATTCACAGTGGAGAAAAACCCTATGTATGTAAGCATTGTGGGAAAGATTTCTCTTCTTTGAGTGGTTGTCAAAGACATGAACAAATTCACACTGGTGAAAAACCCTATGTATGTAAGAATTGTGGGAAAGCCTTTACTAATCCCAGTGCCCTTCGAAATCATGAAAGGATTCACAGTGGTGAAAAACCCTATGTATGTGGACAGTGTGGGAAGGGTTTCATTTCTTTTAGTAAGTTTAGAATACATGAACGGATTCACACTGGAGAAAAACCATATAAGTGTAagcaatgtgggaaagccttcactGGTCACAGTTCCCTTCGACGTCATGAAAGGATTCACAGTGGAGAGAAACCTTTCGTATGTAAACACTGTGGGAAATCCTTTTATACTTTAAGTGATTGTCAAAGACATGAACAGATCCACACTGGTGAGAAACCTTTCATTTGCAAGCAATGTGGGAAAGCTTTTACCCGGTCCAGTTCCCTTAAAATACATGATAAGACTCACAGTAGAAGTCCCTAA